GTGAGCCGAGCCGTAGCAGCTGAAGCGGAAGCGCCCACCCACCCCCGCTTCCAGCTCCTGCTCCAGGCCGGCGCGGGCCAGCTCCAGCTGAGCAAAGCACTGCGGCCGGGCCAGCACATCCTCGCCGGACAGGCCTTGCACCACGATTTCTGAGTGGCCCATGAGGCAGCGCGTGGCGAAGCTCTCCAGGCAGCTCATGTCCACACCGTAGAGCTGCTTCATCTGGCTCCAGAAGCTTAGGCGCAACTCCAGCATCTGGTCGCTGATGGGCGCCACGAAGAGCTCGGCGGAAGCCGGCAGTAGAAGACCGCCCTCCTTCAGCCACTTGGTCCGCGCGTGGAGCACAGAGCTCAGCATGGACTCGTGTAGGAGTCCGCAGCCCATCCACTCGCTCACGATGGCATCCACCTGCTCCGGCAACTCCACCGTCTCCACTGGCCCCGGCAGGACGTGCACCCGGTCCTCCAGCCCGTTGAGCCGCACCACCTCCCGGGCCTGTTGCCAGATGTCGCTGGCCTCCACCGCGTACACGCGCCGGGCCCCGGCCTGGGCACAGAAGATGCTGAGAATGCCGGTGCCCGCGCCCACGTCCAGCACGGTCTTGCCCCGCAGCGCTGCCCAGTTCCGCAGAATGCCCAGGCGGTAGGCATCGGTGCGGACGCGGTCGGCAATCATCTCCTCGTGGACCGATACATCCGAGTAGCACTGGTAGTACAGCTGGTCTCGCTCCCGCCTAGTCCTCCGGGGTCGTGGCAGGGCCACCTCCAGCTCTCCGCCATCTTCCTCTTCAGTTCCCTCCCCTCCTTCGCCGCCGCCCCCCGACTCAAGCTTTCTTCTCTTGGGCTGCGACATCTTGGCGGCTCGGGCCGGCTCCCGGCGTGCGTTGCGCGACGCGGCGGGAGCTCTAGGAAGCGGGGGCTTCTGGTATTTGTAGTGCGCGCTCGTGCCGCCCGCTTTTGGCGGGGCACCGGGCGAGTGCCCGCCAGATGCCTCTGAGCTGAACTCTGCTTTTTTACCTGCTGCTTTGGTGTCGTGGAATCCTTCTCCCACCACGCCGCACCCATATTCTATGATTCTTTAcgttccttctccttcccttagATCCTCGATTCTCTTTTGCTTTCACTCCCTTCCTGAAGTGGACACGCCCACTTAAAACTAATAAATCCATGTTCTGTCATGTCTACTCAACTCCCAGATTTTTTATTACACAGAATTATCTGGGCGGCACTGTTCATACACTACCGCCTCATCTGGACAGTTACAACTCTTAGAGCTCTCCAAACGTGGAGATTTGGAAATTGCACtacatgtttttcttctctgttttcaggGGAGTTAGGATGCAAAGGTGTAAATGGAACAAAGTTTTCAGGGGAGTTAGGATGCAAAGGTGTAAATGGAACAAAGTAAAAACCCAACAGTGTAAAACCCTGGTTCGGATTCCAGTGAGAccacaaataaatggaatgatTAGGGCAAGCTATATAACTACTCTTGCCTTCAGTTACCCATTCACCAGCAACAAAGAATCTTCAATGCAGTTGAAAAATTAAGTTTCTGGTCTCTATTTTAGCAGAATGGTTACTTGGCTCTTAGTCCTGCTCTGGTAATTCTGTGGCTCATTCAAGAGTTAAATCTTGGAAAGGTTCAAACCAAGGAGCAGTTGAAAAGCAACAGTGGTGTGATACAGTGAAACCCATTGCCAGGTGTATTCTGGTaaccaattattttttttcccccagaggtaACTGAATCCTTCATCCCCTGTGATCACTTCTCTACTTCAACTCATTTTTTCCTGTGTGTCTCCTTGTCTGGGCGAGATTGGTactcccctcttcctctttcattttcctttcagtcAACTATCAGCTGTTAATCTCTTTCCTCTTGGTTGTTCatagtagaaataaaatacattttaaaatacatgtgatGTCTATATGGGTGTCTGTGTTCTTCACAAGTAAGGTGAGAAAAAATTTTCTCCCAGCTTAAAAAAATCACACGAAGAaaattgacttttattttcttgtagtctCAAACTATGTCTTTTAAACCAATGAGCCTGTATTCCTTATCTGGGGGAAAAGTTCCTTCACCCCATTCTCTCTATTAATCTGTCATTGAATGAAATAGGCTGATTGACCTGACATCCTCAGCTGTACTTCTAACTCAGGGCTTTCTGGCTGCTCATAAGAATCCTCtgtggagcttttaaaaaatacctatgcCTGTGTCCCACTTCAAACTAATTAAATCAGAGCCACTCCAGTGGAGCTTGCGCATATAGTTTTAAAAGCTACCCAGGGAGTTTGTGCAGCCAGAGTGAGAAATGTTCTTAATGATTTTAGTTAAATCTTGCTCCATTATTTTCATTGGGTAAATTATCTTTTTTCAGTGGCCTGGGCTCAGCCATTTAAGGCTAAAAATCCTCAGAGCATTTCCTCTCTGCCCAGTTTGATATCttgttttcagaaaatagaggCCCAGAGCAGGACATGGGATTAGAGTTGAAAATGTGACTGCTTCAATATATTACTTCTAGGCTGTTGATTAGTGTATACTTCTCCCATTCTTTCTGTCCTCAAaatcttttcctccctcttttaaATGCATTGACTCCTCTACCCTATTTCCAATTCACTGACTTGTGGtcttttttaagaaatatctGAATATAAGTTTTGTTGGTTCTACTTCCAAAATATCTGAGTCCATCTTCTTTTCTCCTTATCCACTGCCTACACCTAGTCTAATTTCCCATTTTTGCTTGTATGGAAATCAGTCTCCTAAGAGATCTCTCAACTTCTAATCATACTCCTGtctaatccattctccacagAGCTACaagaatgagtttttaaaaatctaaattggaCCATGTTATTCTCCAGTAACTTCTTCTTCCAGTTACTGAAACAATCCAGTAACTTCCCAGCTTATCTCATACTTCTCTTCCCAGCTCCCTGTTGGGCTCAATATATACAGGCCTTCCACCTTTTTTCTGTCTTAAGTCTATACATACGCTCTTCCAGGACCTGgaagattgtttttctttttctttttttttgtggtacgtgggcctctcactgttgtggcctctcccgttgtggagcacaggctccggatgcgcaggctcagcggccatggctcacaggcccagcagctccacggtatgtgggatcttcctggaccagggcatgaacccgcgtcccctgcatcggcaggcggactcaaccactgcgccaccagggaagtccaagattggTTTTCTTCTTAGCACTTCACTTCAGTCGCTCCTCATCTGTCAGGCCTCAACTTAAATATTACCGCCTAAGAAGGTCCTTCCCTGGCTActttaaatactattttctaaCTCAAGAcactgtttatttccttcatagctTTTATTATTAGCTGAGTGTATGTAatttgtctatttgttttttgtaaaatataaactcCAGGAGACTTGGACTTTTGTTTCCCCATTATTGTAGTTCCTAGCACTAGAACAGAGCCTGACATGTACAGAGTGTTTAATAGTCTTCAGTGAAGACTGTTGTGGAAGCAATTAAATTGTTATTCataggggaaggagaagagagtttTGCTTTTTGTAGTGCAGTGTGACAATTTGACTCTGGTAAACTCTGAGATAAATCCAGATATAGATCAAATTTAGGATAATCCCAGATGTGAGATGATTCCCTTTCCAAACTCTCATAACCCTTTTAGATAGAATAATGGTAAGCCCTAATTTTATGTCCAGATTAGAGAGAAAATGGCCTGTGGCACTTTCCTTTCCTGCACTCTGGCTTGATACGGAGAGCGATTTCTTTACTCATCTTTTCTACCACACTGAGTTGTTTTAGTAAGAAGGAGACCAGATCGTAGTCCTTCTCTAAGCATTGCAGCTCAGCAGCTAACCACCTGGATGGGAGAAGAATTGGAGCTGTGCTGGCAGAGtgttctttgtgttttcatgCCAGTGGTCTACTCACCACATCTATTCAATGTGAAAACCCATAGTTTTTCAAACAAATGGATCTTGAAATTGATTTAATACACCTTcaccagcattaaaaaaatagaatagaaaatatcaaatacACAAAATGAATAAAGGTGAGTATTACTTCATAAAACTTGTTTCAGTTAagtatactctctctctctctctctctctatatatatatatttcttgctACAGTTCACAGTTAAAAGTTATTCTCCAAAAACAGTGtaaactttaatatttttgtaactttGCTTTGAGTATGGTACTGCTTTGCCTCTCACTTATCTTTTTAGGTAGTCCtcaaatgttatcattttttGGTAGCTTTTCAACCAGTCTGTGGCCCAATAATCCTTATATATGACTTTTTTCACTCATCCTCTTGTACCAGAGCTATTTGTACATATGGCTTTTCCATGCTAGACAATGGACATTTGAACGCcaagatttttttatttctcacttttatATTAAGAATCTAGCATATTGTGCTGGAATCTGAACCATTTGCACATTCCAGATTGGCAGTCCTGAGTACACATAGGATCATAGATGTGTTTTGTATGACTGTGAGAACCATGGTCGATTTCTGCATCACACACATTCATGCATTTAtctaatcattcatttattcaacaaacattctgGATTTCTACTCTGCACTAAGTATTCTAGAAACAGGGGacatatcaataaacaaaaagacaaaaagccttaccctatggggcttccctggtggcgcagtggttgagagtccgcctgccgatgcaggggatacgggttcgtgtcccggtctggggagatcccacatgccgcggagcggccgggcccgcgagccatggacgctgggcctgcgcgtctggatcctgtgctcagcaacgggagaggccacagcagtgagaggcctgcgtaacgcaaaaaagaaaaaaaaaaagaaaagaaatccttacCCCTAAAGAgcttatatttttgtattaatgTTATGTTATctattaatcttatttttttgtttctgtttttacttaAGTAAAGTattatactgcttttttttttttttttttttttggcggtacgcaggcctgtcactgttgtggcttctcctgttgcggagcacaggctccggacacgcaggctcagcggctatggctcacgggcccagccgctctgcggcatgtgggatcttcccggaccggggcacaaacccgtgtcccttgcatcggcaggcggactctcaaccactgcaccaccaggtaagccctataCTGCTTTTAACTATCAACTTtctttcttgtattattttaCCTTGGGTCCTGATGTGATTTCCTCCCACAAAtacttatttctaatttctttttctctttaatttgaaGGGCTGTTGTTTAAAAGTGTGTTTTAAAGCCTagtatatagagctgcaatgaatgttgtggtacttgactctttttgaattatggttttctcagggtatatgcccagtagtgggattcctggatcgtatggtagttctatttttagttttttaaggaacctccatacagttctccatagtggctgtatcaatttacattcccaccaacagtgcaagagggttcccttttctgcacaccctaccagcatttattgtttgtagatattttgttgatggccattctgactggtgtgaggtgatacctcattgtagttttgatttgcatttctctagtgattagtgacgttgagcatcctttcatgtgcttgttggccatctgtatatcttctttggagaaatgtctatttaggtcttctgcccatttttggattgggttgttttctcttttgatattgagctgcatgagctgcttgtaaattttggagattaagcctttgtcagttgcttcatttgcaaacattttctcccattctgagggttgtcttttcggagggaggagatatggggatgtatgtatacatatagctgattcactttgttatacagcagaaactaacacaacgtggtaaagcaattatactccaataaagatgttaaaaaaaaaaaaaagcctagtaTAAGAGTTGAAGGTagttcctttagaatttcaaGAATTAATTATAATTCTCAAAGTGTGTGTTGGGAAAGGGTAAaggaacaatgatgaacaatgtTATAAATATCTCTTTGACATGAATATTCATTAAATGATGCAGT
This sequence is a window from Globicephala melas chromosome 1, mGloMel1.2, whole genome shotgun sequence. Protein-coding genes within it:
- the PRMT6 gene encoding protein arginine N-methyltransferase 6; its protein translation is MSQPKRRKLESGGGGEGGEGTEEEDGGELEVALPRPRRTRRERDQLYYQCYSDVSVHEEMIADRVRTDAYRLGILRNWAALRGKTVLDVGAGTGILSIFCAQAGARRVYAVEASDIWQQAREVVRLNGLEDRVHVLPGPVETVELPEQVDAIVSEWMGCGLLHESMLSSVLHARTKWLKEGGLLLPASAELFVAPISDQMLELRLSFWSQMKQLYGVDMSCLESFATRCLMGHSEIVVQGLSGEDVLARPQCFAQLELARAGLEQELEAGVGGRFRFSCYGSAHMHGFAIWFQVTFPGGDSEKPLVLSTSPFHPVTHWKQALLYLNEPVQVEQDTDVSGEITLLPSQDNHRHLRVLLRYKVGDQEEKTKDFAMED